A region of Liolophura sinensis isolate JHLJ2023 chromosome 8, CUHK_Ljap_v2, whole genome shotgun sequence DNA encodes the following proteins:
- the LOC135473500 gene encoding microtubule-associated protein futsch-like, whose protein sequence is MSGVRTRTGGLEHYKTTKKLRYRFGVILDELNKEESISYRAALLGFINCLIIYSKDIEDRVRIRNEFIGLKLLEVLNRLRKVEEHDSDLTVQLYVFDSHKADDDEQLPGTKGVDLNSPLDVFTAVYKQVCDTPQEVNFVTILRHLLQIDPNESVSDIVWQTVEKLVLKATVLDKPGDAEKLLISATKRLEAVSDGRACDCCCHKSERVRHRARGMGGSGPSTPDGPAPPFPGVGTAPAPPPPPPPPPPPPGIAPPPPPPPPGVPPPPAPPGCGPPPPSISPQVKLPQQNIPKPKSKMRTLQWQKIPANKIVLGKPNMWRMVGNYFNGYKVDFDSMDELFALKNPNADADKKNSGTATLEKKKKSESSEVNLLDGKRSLNVNIFLKQFKATNKEIVDMLRNGESSKFGAERLKGLLKILPDKDEIDALTTFEGDKTKLGTAEKFFVELLGLPNYKLRVEGLLTKEEFWANLEWINPALDAVIETAKDVKQSKELQEVLYLVLLTGNYLNAGNYAGNAAGFKMSSLLKVTETRANKPKMNLMHYVVLEAEKKSPKLLKFADKLKFLKDAAQVSMESLTTDIHNLANRVKSLSRQIGSAGKDFQRQMAEFLANSTKEVEELEGDLLDVETLRLELADFFCEDPPTFQLEECFKTLRTFCERFQRALEENKDRQIQEEKKLARMKSTQCLPDKKPQTYPDEGELEEDLSEDESCIVDMLLADVRSGFANRKTGDSNFSIKKVHKVNLNDSDVQSGVSTGQGEAHGKFVRGGFGRVSMKKLMFETIAQEGDDSMDVDSSSTPTLNNGTGNVRRNRDGVSDDRLISFLSQTKDCDKANEFKPERVGSLRRRRVERRERRSVLDPVLFGRERAASPNVESPDINNDSANSVAMRNSVNRSVSRPASEELTSPADQNRRGLRRTRSLLDKRDMEQALSDSNRPNTPDVVSESDETDGVLERSRRRLLRRSMRVKEEKDKEHSSTESSMADVKPISPPKTQAPSPVTPSPEPDSEWQQRGSMRWRSNVPSDLRSLQTIVEKERLDVKDTKPIPPSSLCTDTVPAPKIQKLSPEYTASTPPNPPCPEKTEESVASIERSKEQLAKIYSAIDQAEIDQILNSIGEIDDADEDMENSGEPENRHVSVSVRAKLTRRWHSDLGEGAIDKILKAIDESGTPIDRVKNPGDLVNAGKNNRKDIRNKPDISASLSPRAPRKTSVVRKPSLRESMESKDAAVRQRRKQRAQVSPDDIQKVLKNGPVRNIIDRVAKSPRPVTSSSRVTRSISLKEKARPVANTDKPKTEECKEARTPKLTGKRKFRADRFGEKESNEQSRTRSRSNVEKEAVEQALTDLQGTMSRSKSYDEAVAKAQSNTGETVLHMDSNSNPEVSNNRAVRRTGSVKLPADGRRHSRYIPGDDSDSDAPTTSRMTPRRRKSKDSPKNLSRSSVCSANTSTETLRAENISGESSPEQRRKISETNSYCNNPDEEFVSERNMRNHTERLVDDKEGVLRRVELQASTLDEESPSARMARWRLKRHGQNSGDPYDINDNRSPNLLHPDDARTDSYMPTIIHEPQTSNLSSLSEGSRASFASDRDEGFESQSQGTVSQRTSLCSGPEEGSITPTLARKQYFKKLIEVADDANNPTGMYHSNGYSHDKVDSWTDKDSLLNSSMDSSNIALDESCADPVISHKGSMRSKSSDPKPRNPKLVSLPSYMRGTSSSAKKVGRDSPVTKRPSSAAARSPAANRNLNKSISGSNNSVASTAPSDTQVMTRSATMSPSKRKVLASSLQASSSRLSAGTPTSSRSSTPSTANSPFRRTQSVRLSSSARRSLGSESSPSSGRDTPSKTGVSRAPSFMAPTSASKQRSEDQPKSDRKSHPSSLTSPTQSSLARAGSTRTSARSPAPNSVRKDAMTGSKDKTKPKSDNKVKTLISKIGSRGKQDMPNGNTCLENESISEGGELCEDILEVPGEENYVESASKDKSPSFFRRIVAKGKEKASVRKSDGNTKTDVVDKSEKKKRSSVQAK, encoded by the exons gACTCAAACTTCTAGAGGTTTTAAACCGTCTTAG GAAAGTAGAAGAGCATGACTCCGACCTGACTGTACAACTGTACGTCTTTGACTCTCACAAGGCCGACGATGATGAGCAATTACCGGGCACGAAGGGAGTCGACCTCAACTCCCCTCTGGACGTCTTCACCGCCGTCTACAAACAG GTCTGTGACACTCCACAAGAAGTCAATTTTGTGACAATCTTGAGGCATTTATTACAAATCGATCCAAATGAGTCTGTGAGTGACATCGTTTGGCAAACGGTGGAAAAACTGGTTCTCAAGGCCACAGTCTTGGACAAGCCTGGCGATGCAGAAAAGCTGTTAATATCTGCCACAAAAAGACTTGAAGCCGTCTCTGACGGACGAGCATGTGATTGCTGTTGCCATAAATCGGAGCGTGTTCGTCACCGAGCCCGAGGTATGGGTGGGTCAGGTCCCAGCACCCCTGATGGACCAGCGCCACCCTTCCCGGGAGTCGGGACAGCACCAGCTccgccacccccacccccaccgcCTCCGCCACCACCTGGAATAGCACCACCACCGCCTCCCCCACCGCCTGGTGTGCCACCTCCGCCCGCTCCCCCTGGGTGCGGACCTCCACCACCGAGCATTAGCCCACAGGTGAAGCTACCTCAACAAAACATCCCCAAGCCTAAATCTAAAATGAGAACTCTACAGTGGCAGAAGATTCCAGCCAACAAGATCGTACTGGGCAAGCCGAACATGTGGCGAATGGTGGGCAACTACTTCAACGGGTACAAAGTGGATTTCGATTCCATGGATGAGTTGTTTGCCCTGAAGAATCCGAACGCAGACGCCGACAAAAAAAATAGTGGTACAGCAACTCTGGAGAAAAAGAAGAAGTCAGAGAGCAGCGAG GTGAATCTTCTAGACGGAAAACGCAGCCTAAATGTGAACATCTTCCTGAAGCAGTTCAAGGccacaaataaagaaatagtgGACATGCTACGGAATGGAGAGAGTTCAAAGTTCGGAGCAGAAAGGTTGAAGGGCTTGCTAAAGATTTTACCTGACAAAGACGAG ATTGACGCTTTGACAACGTTTGAAGGTGATAAGACAAAGTTAGGCACAGCTGAAAAGTTTTTCGTTGAACTCCTAGGACTGCCAAA TTACAAACTTCGGGTAGAAGGACTTCTCACCAAAGAGGAATTTTGGGCCAACTTAGAATGGATTAACCCTGCTCTGGATGCAGTGATCGAGACGGCAAAAG ATGTGAAACAAAGCAAAGAGCTTCAAGAAGTGTTGTATCTCGTTTTACTGACAGGAAACTATCTGAACGCC GGAAATTACGCTGGGAACGCAGCTGGGTTCAAGATGTCCTCTCTTCTCAAAGTTACTGAGACTCGAGCCAACAAACCCAAAATGAATCTCATGCACTATGTCGTTCTG GAGGCTGAAAAGAAGAGTCCTAAATTGCTGAAGTTTGCTGACAAACTAAAGTTCTTAAAAGATGCCGCACA AGTCTCTATGGAATCGCTGACCACCGACATCCACAATTTAGCCAACCGAGTGAAGAGCTTGTCCCGCCAAATTGGATCAGCAGGAAAGGACTTCCAAAGGCAGATGGCAGAGTTTCTGGCG AATTCCACTAAAGAAGTGGAGGAGCTAGAAGGAGACTTGCTGGATGTAGAAACCCTCAGGCTGGAGCTGGCTGATTTCTTCTGCGAAGATCCACCGACTTTCCAGCTGGAGGAATGTTTTAAGACTCTGAGGACCTTCTGTGAGAGATTCCAGAGAGCACTTGAG GAAAACAAAGACAGACAAATCCAGGAGGAAAAGAAGCTAGCTAGGATGAAGTCAACTCAATGTTTACCGGATAAGAAACCAcaaacat ATCCTGACGAGGGCGAGTTAGAGGAAGATTTGTCGGAGGACGAAAGCTGCATCGTGGACATGTTATTAGCTGACGTCCGGAGCGGGTTTGCAAATCGGAAGACTGGAGATAGCAATTTCTCCATCAAAAAAGTGCACAAAGTGAACCTGAACGATAGCGACGTGCAGTCAGGTGTGTCCACGGGCCAAGGGGAAGCACACGGCAAGTTTGTGCGCGGAGGATTTGGTCGTGTCAGCATGAAGAAGCTGATGTTTGAGACTATTGCTCAAGAAGGCGATGATTCGATGGATGTGGATAGTTCCTCGACCCCTACACTAAACAACGGGACAGGAAACGTTCGAAGAAACCGTGATGGTGTGTCTGATGACAGACTTATCAGTTTCCTTTCGCAAACCAAAGACTGTGATAAAGCAAATGAATTCAAACCCGAGAGAGTTGGGAGTCTCCGACGAAGGCGAGTGGAAAGACGCGAGCGGCGAAGTGTATTGGACCCTGTACTTTTTGGACGAGAACGCGCAGCTTCTCCAAATGTGGAGTCCCCTGACATTAATAATGACAGTGCTAACAGCGTGGCCATGCGCAACTCTGTTAACCGTTCTGTGAGTAGACCTGCGTCTGAAGAACTTACCTCACCTGCTGATCAGAATCGGCGTGGTCTGCGGAGGACGCGCAGCTTGCTGGACAAAAGGGACATGGAACAAGCTCTCTCTGACTCCAATCGCCCAAACACCCCAGATGTGGTTAGTGAGTCGGATGAGACTGACGGTGTCCTAGAGAGATCGCGCAGGCGGCTTCTCAGGCGGTCGATGCGAGTCAAAGAAGAAAAGGACAAAGAACATAGTTCCACTGAGTCCAGCATGGCTGACGTCAAGCCAATATCACCACCCAAAACACAAGCTCCCAGCCCAGTGACACCTAGCCCCGAGCCGGACTCGGAATGGCAGCAAAGAGGCTCTATGAGATGGAGGAGTAATGTGCCATCAGATTTGCGAAGTTTACAAACTATAGTCGAGAAGGAAAGGCTTGATGTGAAAGACACTAAACCTATTCCACCATCTTCTCTTTGTACAGACACTGTTCCTGCCCCTAAAATTCAAAAACTTTCTCCAGAATATACAGCTTCTACACCTCCAAATCCTCCTTGTCCGGAAAAGACAGAAGAATCTGTGGCTTCTATTGAGCGCAGCAAAGAACAGCTGGCCAAAATATACAGTGCTATTGATCAAGCCGAAATTGACCAAATACTGAATTCAATTGGAGAAATCGATGATGCTGATGAGGACATGGAAAATTCTGGAGAACCTGAAAACAGACATGTCTCTGTGTCTGTGCGAGCTAAGCTTACCCGTCGTTGGCACAGTGATCTTGGAGAAGGTGCCATTGACAAGATCCTGAAAGCCATCGACGAATCGGGTACACCAATAGACAGGGTGAAGAATCCCGGTGATTTGGTCAACGCTGggaaaaataacagaaaagacATTCGCAACAAACCGGATATATCAGCTTCCCTTTCTCCGAGAGCTCCGAGGAAAACGTCGGTAGTGAGAAAGCCATCTCTACGGGAAAGTATGGAATCAAAAGACGCAGCTGTTCGGCAAAGAAGAAAACAGCGAGCCCAAGTGTCACCAGATGATATCCAAAAGGTTTTGAAGAACGGGCCCGTTAGGAATATCATCGACAGAGTAGCTAAATCACCTAGACCAGTGACTTCTTCTTCTAGAGTGACGCGCTCTATTTCACTCAAGGAAAAAGCCAGACCCGTTGCGAACACAGACAAACCAAAGACAGAGGAATGTAAAGAGGCAAGAACTCCAAAACTTACCGGGAAGCGAAAATTTAGAGCCGATAGATTCGGGGAGAAAGAATCTAACGAACAGTCACGCACTCGAAGTCGCAGCAATGTTGAAAAAGAGGCAGTCGAACAAGCTCTCACAGATCTACAAGGAACAATGAGTCGATCAAAATCATACGACGAAGCAGTTGCCAAGGCTCAGTCCAATACAGGAGAAACTGTCCTCCACATGGACAGCAACAGCAACCCTGAAGTTAGCAACAACCGAGCTGTAAGAAGGACTGGCTCTGTGAAACTTCCGGCAGACGGCAGAAGGCATAGTCGATACATCCCTGGCGATGACAGTGATAGTGACGCTCCAACTACTAGCAGGATGACACCTCGTCGACGGAAGTCAAAAGACAGTCCAAAGAACTTAAGTAGATCATCAGTGTGCTCTGCTAACACATCGACAGAGACTCTTCGTGCCGAAAACATTAGTGGGGAATCATCCCCAGAACAACGTAGAAAGATTTCCGAAACAAACTCCTACTGTAATAATCCGGATGAAGAGTTTGTGAGCGAACGGAATATGCGTAACCACACTGAACGACTCGTTGACGACAAGGAAGGCGTTCTTCGGCGCGTTGAACTCCAGGCTAGCACTCTAGACGAGGAATCTCCTTCTGCCCGTATGGCAAGATGGCGTCTGAAACGCCATGGTCAGAATAGCGGTGACCCGTATGACATTAATGATAACAGATCACCTAATTTGCTTCACCCTGACGATGCTAGAACAGATAGTTATATGCCAACTATAATCCACGAGCCCCAGACTAGCAACCTGTCGTCTCTCTCGGAGGGCTCCCGGGCAAGTTTTGCGTCCGACCGAGATGAAGGTTTTGAGAGTCAGTCACAGGGAACGGTATCCCAGAGAACGTCTTTGTGCAGTGGCCCAGAGGAAGGTTCTATTACCCCGACCTTGGCGCGAAAGCAGTACTTCAAGAAACTCATTGAAGTCGCCGATGATGCCAATAACCCTACTGGCATGTATCACAGCAACGGATACAGCCATGACAAAGTTGATTCGTGGACAGATAAAGACTCACTTCTCAATTCCTCAATGGACTCTTCGAACATTGCCCTGGACGAATCCTGCGCCGATCCAGTTATTTCTCACAAAGGTAGTATGCGATCCAAGTCCTCCGACCCTAAACCACGAAACCCGAAACTTGTTAGCTTACCAAGCTACATGAGAGGCACATCCAGCAGTGCTAAGAAAGTCGGCAGAGACAGTCCAGTGACGAAGAGGCCGTCTTCCGCTGCGGCACGATCACCGGCTGCTAACAGAAATCTTAACAAAAGCATATCGGGTTCTAACAACAGCGTTGCGTCGACGGCTCCGTCAGATACTCAAGTCATGACTCGCTCTGCAACCATGTCTCCCTCGAAGCGGAAGGTGTTGGCGTCTAGTTTGCAGGCGTCGTCATCGCGACTGAGCGCCGGAACACCCACCAGTTCTCGATCCTCCACCCCTTCCACAGCGAATTCACCATTCAGGCGTACCCAGTCAGTGAGACTGTCTTCCTCCGCTCGAAGAAGTCTCGGTTCCGAGTCCTCGCCATCCAGCGGCCGAGACACCCCATCTAAAACCGGGGTGAGCCGTGCTCCAAGCTTCATGGCTCCAACTAGTGCCTCAAAACAACGATCTGAAGATCAGCCAAAATCTGACCGAAAGTCTCACCCCTCTTCGCTTACCTCTCCTACACAGTCGAGTTTGGCGCGAGCAGGAAGCACCCGAACCTCGGCGCGCTCTCCTGCCCCAAACAGCGTTCGGAAGGACGCCATGACGGGctcaaaagacaaaacaaaacctaAATCTGATAACAAAGTGAAAACTTTGATTTCCAAAATAGGCAGCAGAGGAAAGCAAGATATGCCCAACGGAAATACTTGTCTGGAAAATGAATCTATTTCTGAAGGAGGGGAATTGTGTGAGGATATTCTTGAAGTCCCTGGAGAAGAGAACTACGTGGAATCGGCGTCCAAAGACAAATCTCCCTCGTTTTTTCGGCGAATTGTTGCAAAGGGAAAGGAGAAAGCGTCAGTGAGAAAGTCTGACGGTAATACGAAAACTGACGTTGTGGACAAATCTGAGAAAAAGAAGAGATCATCAGTGCAAGCTAAGTGA